In Sparus aurata unplaced genomic scaffold, fSpaAur1.1, whole genome shotgun sequence, a single window of DNA contains:
- the LOC115577981 gene encoding complement C1q-like protein 2 isoform X2 — translation MRVVVGLLLLLLGLCGSGAQGEAGGLGEVAEINQNTDPKHAAEESTEQTTKQTTCDIWTELRALRDMVVELNVHVELLQRENSDLQTRLSSSESELLISKSRIDQLERENAEKPKVAFYTALTDAGTLGPYNTDITLKYSKVFTNIGNAYNPSTGFFTAPVKGVYNLQLTVTAFHVGTIGVDVYKNNQRIMASREMNNNDRVPEYFTKSLVLELTAGDEIHLVLPSGCSIYDDNNNQSTFSGALLFTL, via the exons atgagggttgttgttggtttgctgttgttgctgctcggtctgtgtggatcaggggctcagggggaggctggaggcctcggtgaggtggctgagatcaaccagaacacagatccaaaaCATGCAGCTGAGGAATCGACCGAGCAGACCACAAAGCAAACCACCTGTGACAtctggacggagctgagggcactgagagacatggtggtggagctcaatgttcacgtggagctgctgcagagagagaattcag acctgcagaccagactgagcagcagtgagagtgaactcCTCATCAGCaagtccaggattgaccagctggagagagaaaatgcag agaaaccaaaggtggccttCTACACAGCGCTGACTGATGCAGGAACtcttggaccatacaacacagacatcacactgaaatacagcaaggtcttcaccaacattggcaatgcttacaatccatctacag gtttcttcacagcaccagtcaaaggtgtctaCAATCTCCAGCTCACTGTGACTGCTTTCCATGTCGGTACTATAGGTGTAGATGTGTACAAGAATAACCAAAGGATTATGGCTAGTAGGGAGATGAACAACAACGATAGGGTTCCTGAGTATTTCACTAAGtctctggtgttggagctgacagcaggagatgaaattcacctgGTTCTCCCATCAGGCTGTTCTATCTATGATGACAATAATAACCAGAGCACCTTCAGTGGCGcccttctcttcacactgtga